Proteins from a genomic interval of Poecile atricapillus isolate bPoeAtr1 chromosome 1, bPoeAtr1.hap1, whole genome shotgun sequence:
- the NGB gene encoding neuroglobin, with product MESGMQLSGGQRALIRESWQRLSGSPVQHGLVLFSRLFDLDPDLLPLFQYNCKQFASPQECLSAPEFLDHIRKVMLVIDAAVSHLENLSCLEEYLCNLGKKHQAVGVKVESFSTVGESLLYMLEKCLGAAFSPEVQEAWSKLYNAVVKAMQRGWETLPEGD from the exons ATGGAGAGCGGGATGCAGCTGTCGGGCGGGCAGCGAGCGCTGATCCGGGAGAGCTGGCAGCGGCTGAGCGGCAGCCCCGTGCAGCACGGCCTCGTCCTCTTCAGCAG GCTGTTTGACTTGGATCCTGACCTGCTGCCCCTTTTCCAGTACAACTGCAAGCAGTTTGCCAGCCCTCAGGAGTGCCTCTCCGCCCCTGAGTTCCTGGATCACATCAGGAAG GTGATGCTGGTGATTGATGCTGCTGTGAGCCACCTGGAGAACTTGTCCTGCCTGGAAGAGTACCTCTGCAACCTTGGCAAGAAGCACCAGGCGGTTGGTGTGAAGGTTGAGTCTTTCTCG ACTGTTGGCGAGTCCTTGCTGTACATGCTGGAGAAATGCCTTGGTGCTGCCTTCAGCCCAGAGGTGCAGGAAGCTTGGAGCAAACTCTACAATGCTGTGGTGAAAGCCATGCAACGTGGCTGGGAGACCCTCCCAGAAGGGGACTAG